A window of Vulpes lagopus strain Blue_001 chromosome 21, ASM1834538v1, whole genome shotgun sequence contains these coding sequences:
- the LOC121479840 gene encoding 60S ribosomal protein L8-like: protein MPVLVVLAERHGYIKGIVKDIIHDPGRGAPLAKVVFRDPYRFKKRTELFIAAEGIHTGQFVYCGKKGQLNIGNVLPVGTMPEGTIVCCLEEKPGDRGKLARASGNYATVISHNPETKKTRVKLPSGSKKVISSANRAVVGVVAGGGRIDKPILKAGRAYHKYKAKRNCWPRVRGVAMNPVEHPFGGGNHQHIGKPSTIRRDAPAGRKVGLIAARRTGRLRGTKTVQEKEN, encoded by the coding sequence ATGCCGGTACTCGTAGTGCTCGCCGAGCGGCACGGCTACATCAAGGGCATCGTGAAGGACATCATCCACGACCCGGGCCGCGGGGCACCCCTCGCCAAGGTTGTCTTCCGGGATCCGTACCGGTTTAAGAAGCGGACGGAGCTGTTCATCGCCGCCGAGGGCATCCACACCGGCCAGTTCGTGTACTGCGGCAAGAAAGGCCAGCTCAACATAGGCAATGTGCTCCCGGTGGGCACCATGCCCGAAGGCACCATCGTGTGCTGTCTGGAGGAGAAGCCTGGTGACAGAGGCAAGTTGGCCCGAGCCTCCGGGAACTACGCGACCGTCATCTCCCACAACCCGGAGACCAAGAAGACCCGAGTGAAGCTGCCGTCCGGTTCAAAAAAGGTCATTTCTTCCGCCAACAGAGCCGTGGTGGGTGTGGTTGCTGGAGGTGGTCGCATTGACAAGCCCATTCTGAAGGCTGGCCGTGCTTACCACAAGTACAAGGCAAAGAGGAATTGCTGGCCACGTGTGCGGGGTGTGGCCATGAATCCTGTGGAGCATCCTTTTGGAGGTGGCAACCACCAGCACATCGGCAAACCCTCTACTATCCGCAGAGATGCCCCTGCTGGCCGCAAAGTGGGTCTCATTGCTGCCCGCCGGACTGGGCGTCTCCGGGGAACCAAGACTGTGCAGGAGAAGGAAAACTAG